Within the Cetobacterium ceti genome, the region CTTTTCCTTCAGACTCACCAAATAACTGTTTCCACCACTCACCTATATAGTGTAATCTAGGTTCATAGTTAATAAGCATCTCAATCTCTTTACCCTTTCTATTAAGGATATTTCTTATTGTTGCATATTTATAGCAATCATTCTTCTCATATGGTGCTTTATATGCTTCTCTAGCATCTCTAGCCCCTAACATCAATTGATCTATATCTATTCCTGCTGAAGCTATTGGTAGTAATCCCACTGCAGTTAACACAGAGAATCTTCCCCCTACATTATCAGGAACTACAAATGTTTCATATCCCTCATCTGTAGCTAATTTTTTAAGAGCTCCCTTTTGACAATCTGTTGTGGCATAGATTCTTTTTCTAGCCTCTTCTACTCCATATTTTTCCTCTAAATGTTTTTTGAAAATTCTGAAGGCAATAGCTGGTTCAGTTGTTGTTCCTGATTTTGAAATAACATTTACAGAGTAATCTCTATCCCCTATAACTTCTAGTAATTCACTTAAATATTTTCCAGATATATTTTGTCCTGCAAAGTAAATTTCAGGAGTCTTTCTCATACTCTTATTTAAGTTGTTATAAAAACTATGGGATAAAAATTCAATAGCTGCCCTAGCTCCTAAATATGATCCTCCAATTCCTATTACAATTAGAACCTCTGAATCATTTTTTATTTTTTCAGCTGCTTTTTTAATTCTATCAAACTCTACCTTGTCATAATCAACCGGTAAATCTAACCATCCTAAAAAGTCATTTCCTGCTCCACATCTATTTTCTAAAGTTTCAATAGCTGCTCTGCTTTGACCTTCCATTAAGGCTATTTCCTCTTCCTTGAAGAAATTTAATGCATTTGAATAATCAAAAGATAATTTTCTCATGATAACACCCTCCAAATTTTTTATAAGTATTTAATCTCCAACCTTTTCCTCTAGTTTTTTTAATCTTTCTGTAAGTTCATTTATACTAGATTGGTTTTCACTTATACCCTTTTTAAGTAGCTCTATATCATTTTGTATATTTTCAATTTTGCCATTGAATGTTTCCGCATCAAATCCAATTTTATTTAACTCTTGGGAAAATTCATAGACCAAACTTTCTAATATAACTAGATCTCCTCTATTGGCCTTTTCCATATTAACTTTATTTAAGGCCTTGGAAAGATCATATGCAAATTCATACCTTGTCACAGGGGAATTTCCTCTAAATAGATAGGCATCCTGTGGTATAACCCCCTCATCCACAAGATTTTCAACAGCCTTATAGGCCCAATGATTTTGTGGGATATCTTGAAATATCATCTTTCCCTGGGCAAAAATAAGTGTTGATAAAATCAGGTAAATAAAAATAAATTTTTTCATAATTTTTACCTCGTTCTTCTGTTTTTTTAAGTATAACATGAAAAAATCAAAAAAAAAACTGCCCTCACTGAGCAGTTTATGATCTATTATTGATTATTATTTCTTAGGATTACTCCTCTTCTACAGGAATCTCTTCCCCAGCTGCTAAAACCTCATGATATCTTGCGATTACATGATCTGTAATTTCTTTTCTAAGTTCTGGTGTAATTGGGTGTGCTATATCCTTATATTCTCCATCGGGCATTTTTCTAGATGGCATTGCCACGAACATTCCCTTTTGTCCATCAATTATCTTTAACCCATGAATAACAAAGCACTCATCAAAAGTCACATCTGCATAAGCCTTTAATTTTAACTCATTCTCGTTTT harbors:
- a CDS encoding glucose-6-phosphate isomerase, with protein sequence MRKLSFDYSNALNFFKEEEIALMEGQSRAAIETLENRCGAGNDFLGWLDLPVDYDKVEFDRIKKAAEKIKNDSEVLIVIGIGGSYLGARAAIEFLSHSFYNNLNKSMRKTPEIYFAGQNISGKYLSELLEVIGDRDYSVNVISKSGTTTEPAIAFRIFKKHLEEKYGVEEARKRIYATTDCQKGALKKLATDEGYETFVVPDNVGGRFSVLTAVGLLPIASAGIDIDQLMLGARDAREAYKAPYEKNDCYKYATIRNILNRKGKEIEMLINYEPRLHYIGEWWKQLFGESEGKDGRGLFPTAGDFSTDLHSMGQYIQEGRRILIETLVNIETPEKDLIIEAVENDLDGLNYLANKGMDFVNKKAAQGTILAHVDGGVPNLVVNLPEATPYHLGYMFYFFEKACAVSGYLLGINPFNQPGVEAYKANMFALLGKPGYEEAAEGLNKRLKK
- a CDS encoding S-layer homology domain-containing protein → MKKFIFIYLILSTLIFAQGKMIFQDIPQNHWAYKAVENLVDEGVIPQDAYLFRGNSPVTRYEFAYDLSKALNKVNMEKANRGDLVILESLVYEFSQELNKIGFDAETFNGKIENIQNDIELLKKGISENQSSINELTERLKKLEEKVGD
- the spoVG gene encoding septation regulator SpoVG, which encodes MKITDVRLRTVKNENELKLKAYADVTFDECFVIHGLKIIDGQKGMFVAMPSRKMPDGEYKDIAHPITPELRKEITDHVIARYHEVLAAGEEIPVEEE